A single window of Nocardia higoensis DNA harbors:
- a CDS encoding ABC transporter substrate-binding protein produces the protein MRISGGRRHLFRTAVAGTIIGSLLVSGCSDPAEQAGPGVTSEPCPQAIDETKGCVYLGVLSDLADGPFSALGKSIDDGQQAFWREVNESGGIGGYEIDITTYAKNTGYDPQRHRAEYERIEPHVLALAMSMGTSQTVSVLPDMEADGVVTGAGTLWSGWQYDETDRNLVMDYGYSYCEEAMLGLDWFSAEHYLPSGIGIVAFRGHYGGDYAAGTLRWAAANGIPVTTRFDTGPNNEVGNQDAPVAAIMATQPDVVALATGPSETAEIIGKLVAAGYQGRFLGSTPTWNRALLQSAVAEPITTLYNYTSPYDGWDGTSQGAAKARAASPQEPSNWGYNLGWASSYPVKALLTRAAEEGTLNRAALRRAMIGLTATSEGMAPDRVYGVDPDPKNERAVISVPDPSAPLGSRTVASWYRGGTLERITFDGPCARL, from the coding sequence ATGCGTATCTCCGGCGGTCGACGCCATCTGTTCCGTACCGCCGTAGCCGGGACGATCATCGGGTCACTCCTGGTCAGCGGGTGTTCCGACCCTGCCGAGCAGGCGGGCCCCGGGGTGACGAGCGAGCCGTGCCCGCAGGCGATCGACGAGACCAAGGGATGCGTGTATCTGGGGGTGCTCTCCGATCTGGCCGACGGGCCGTTCAGCGCCCTCGGCAAATCCATCGACGACGGCCAGCAAGCGTTCTGGCGGGAGGTCAACGAGTCCGGCGGGATCGGCGGATACGAGATCGACATCACCACCTACGCCAAGAACACCGGCTACGACCCGCAGCGTCATCGCGCCGAGTACGAGCGGATCGAACCGCACGTGCTGGCGCTGGCGATGAGCATGGGTACCTCGCAGACGGTGTCGGTGTTGCCGGATATGGAGGCCGACGGCGTCGTCACCGGTGCGGGCACGCTGTGGTCGGGCTGGCAGTACGACGAGACCGACCGGAACCTGGTGATGGATTACGGCTACTCCTACTGCGAGGAGGCGATGCTGGGGCTGGACTGGTTCAGCGCCGAGCACTACCTGCCCAGCGGGATCGGCATCGTGGCCTTCCGCGGGCACTACGGCGGCGACTACGCCGCGGGAACGTTGCGGTGGGCCGCCGCCAACGGCATCCCGGTCACCACCCGGTTCGACACCGGACCGAACAACGAGGTCGGCAATCAGGACGCGCCGGTCGCGGCGATCATGGCCACGCAGCCGGACGTGGTGGCGCTGGCCACCGGACCGAGCGAGACCGCGGAGATCATCGGCAAGCTGGTCGCGGCCGGTTACCAGGGCCGGTTTCTCGGCTCCACCCCGACCTGGAATCGGGCACTGCTGCAGTCGGCGGTCGCGGAGCCGATCACCACGCTCTACAACTACACCTCGCCCTACGACGGGTGGGACGGGACCAGCCAGGGCGCGGCCAAGGCCCGTGCCGCCTCGCCGCAGGAACCCTCGAATTGGGGCTACAACCTCGGGTGGGCCAGCTCGTATCCGGTGAAGGCACTGCTCACCCGGGCCGCCGAAGAGGGCACACTGAATCGGGCCGCGCTGCGGCGGGCGATGATCGGCCTGACCGCGACCTCGGAGGGCATGGCGCCGGATCGGGTGTACGGGGTGGACCCGGATCCCAAGAACGAGCGTGCGGTGATCAGCGTGCCCGATCCGTCGGCGCCGCTGGGGTCGCGCACGGTCGCCTCCTGGTACCGGGGCGGGACGCTGGAGCGGATCACCTTCGACGGTCCGTGCGCGCGGCTGTGA